The following coding sequences lie in one Arachis hypogaea cultivar Tifrunner chromosome 4, arahy.Tifrunner.gnm2.J5K5, whole genome shotgun sequence genomic window:
- the LOC112794304 gene encoding uncharacterized protein has protein sequence MSPTGSSRWSPTTEQLMILEELYRSGIRTPSASQIQQITTHLSFYGRIEGKNVFYWFQNHKARDRQKLRRKLNKQLQLQQQLQLHNVHHFNQDFSNHFLAGFGYPSCSPVTKQVPFYATSGLSFQGGGVAAYASQEGAMNCKCSVHHNSESLLEKNKEMRFFNNNYGWTLGGDVNHYHESSCCTTTNQPLKTLDLFPVTSTTRIKEDCTKTLDGW, from the exons atgtcCCCAACAGGTTCATCAAGATGGAGCCCTACAACTGAACAACTCATGATCTTGGAGGAACTGTATAGGAGTGGGATTAGAACTCCAAGTGCTTCTCAGATTCAACAAATAACGACTCATCTTTCCTTCTATGGAAGGATTGAAGGCAAGAATGTGTTCTACTGGTTCCAAAATCATAAGGCTAGGGATAGACAGAAGCTTAGGAGAAAGCTTAACAAACAGCTCCAGCTACAGCAGCAACTTCAGCTCCATAATGTCCATCACTTCAACCAAGATTTCAGTAACCATTTTCTTGCTGGTTTTGGTTATCCTTCTTGTTCTCCTGTTACCAAACAAGTTCCCTTCTATGCCACTTCTGGTTTGTCTTTTCAG GGAGGAGGAGTAGCTGCATACGCATCGCAAGAAGGGGCGATGAATTGCAAGTGTAGTGTGCATCATAACTCAGAAAGTTTGTTGGAGAAGAATAAAGAGATGAGATTCTTCAATAATAACTATGGTTGGACACTTGGCGGCGATGTTAACCATTATCATGAATCATCATGTTGCACTACTACTAATCAACCTCTCAAGACTCTTGATCTGTTTCCAGTCACATCCACTACCAGAATCAAAGAAGATTGCACCAAGACTCTTGATGGGTGGTAG